The following are from one region of the Nerophis ophidion isolate RoL-2023_Sa linkage group LG20, RoL_Noph_v1.0, whole genome shotgun sequence genome:
- the dpy30 gene encoding protein dpy-30 homolog isoform X2 — protein MADDPTEAEHSMEHANASENPHAEFGLTDNIQRTLEQEKTSSDKMSKNKVDLQALPTRAYLDQTVVPILLQALSVLAKERPANPIEYLAAFLLKNKSQFDERS, from the exons atggcggacg ATCCCAcagaagcagaacacagcatggAGCATGCTAAC GCCAGTGAGAATCCACATGCAGAGTTTGGCTTGACTGACAACatccag AGGACGTTGGAGCAGGAGAAGACGAGCAGTGACAAGATGTCCAAGAACAAAGTGGACCTGCAGGCTCTTCCCACCCGGGCTTACCTGGACCAGACCGTGGTACCCATCTTGTTGCAGGCTCTTTCTGTGCTTGCCAAGGAGAg GCCAGCAAACCCCATCGAGTATTTGGCTGCTTTCCTGCTGAAGAACAAAAGTCAGTTTGATGAGAGAAGTTGA
- the dpy30 gene encoding protein dpy-30 homolog isoform X1 — protein MADDPTEAEHSMEHANQASENPHAEFGLTDNIQRTLEQEKTSSDKMSKNKVDLQALPTRAYLDQTVVPILLQALSVLAKERPANPIEYLAAFLLKNKSQFDERS, from the exons atggcggacg ATCCCAcagaagcagaacacagcatggAGCATGCTAAC CAGGCCAGTGAGAATCCACATGCAGAGTTTGGCTTGACTGACAACatccag AGGACGTTGGAGCAGGAGAAGACGAGCAGTGACAAGATGTCCAAGAACAAAGTGGACCTGCAGGCTCTTCCCACCCGGGCTTACCTGGACCAGACCGTGGTACCCATCTTGTTGCAGGCTCTTTCTGTGCTTGCCAAGGAGAg GCCAGCAAACCCCATCGAGTATTTGGCTGCTTTCCTGCTGAAGAACAAAAGTCAGTTTGATGAGAGAAGTTGA